One genomic region from Rhizobium rosettiformans encodes:
- a CDS encoding nucleotide kinase domain-containing protein has protein sequence MKTEAKNAKRRRATLPRSKSNEAAVQLPLDIDDASASLLWTGAGSGGERHSAPMVIVQHLSPLKVTAAYESYWRFAAERQHIFFKRAKRAPQPWTRNSVLSTYKFTNAYRASDRVSQYLIRNVIYRNDLPGSNTEVFFRIILFKLFNKIETWRMLEAELGPITYSDYSFERYCNVLGRAMQRGETIYSAAYIMPPGSSAFGYPSKHQNHLRLLEKMMKDQLPDRMEGAGSMQTAFELFRGYPTIGDFLAYQFATDVNYSMITNFSEMDFVIPGPGARDGLRKCFQDFGGLNEPELIRFVADTQEHEFERFGIDFPSLWGRRLQLIDCQNLFCEIDKFSRVAHPEIAGRTGRMRIKQKFSPTNEPIEFWYPPKWGLNERILSGAFPNEVSGDQPNAGRSAAGVNGVKAGVEYGL, from the coding sequence GTGAAGACTGAAGCAAAAAATGCGAAAAGACGCCGCGCAACACTGCCTCGTTCCAAGTCGAACGAGGCGGCGGTGCAACTGCCACTGGATATTGATGACGCCAGTGCTAGCCTGTTATGGACGGGCGCCGGATCGGGCGGTGAGCGCCATTCGGCGCCAATGGTCATCGTTCAGCATCTCAGCCCTCTGAAGGTGACCGCCGCCTATGAGAGCTACTGGCGATTTGCAGCTGAACGCCAACATATTTTTTTCAAGCGGGCGAAGCGCGCTCCCCAGCCATGGACGCGCAACTCGGTCCTGTCGACCTACAAATTCACAAATGCCTATCGCGCCTCGGACCGGGTCAGCCAGTATCTGATCCGGAATGTCATCTACAGGAATGATCTACCGGGATCCAACACGGAGGTGTTTTTTCGCATCATTCTGTTCAAGCTATTCAACAAGATCGAGACCTGGAGGATGTTGGAAGCTGAACTGGGGCCGATTACTTACTCGGATTACAGTTTCGAACGCTATTGCAATGTTCTTGGGCGCGCGATGCAGCGCGGCGAAACGATCTATTCGGCCGCTTATATCATGCCGCCGGGAAGCTCTGCCTTTGGCTATCCATCGAAGCACCAGAACCATTTGCGGCTGCTGGAAAAAATGATGAAAGACCAGCTGCCGGACAGGATGGAAGGCGCAGGCTCGATGCAGACCGCTTTCGAGCTTTTCCGGGGTTATCCGACGATCGGCGACTTTCTCGCCTATCAGTTCGCGACCGACGTGAACTACAGCATGATCACGAATTTCTCGGAAATGGATTTCGTCATCCCCGGTCCAGGCGCCCGTGACGGCTTGCGCAAGTGTTTTCAAGATTTTGGCGGGTTGAATGAGCCGGAGCTTATCAGGTTCGTCGCCGACACGCAGGAGCACGAATTCGAGCGCTTCGGAATCGACTTCCCGTCGCTTTGGGGCCGGCGTCTGCAGCTTATCGATTGCCAGAACCTATTCTGCGAGATCGACAAGTTCTCGCGTGTCGCTCATCCGGAGATTGCGGGAAGAACCGGGCGCATGCGCATCAAGCAGAAATTCAGCCCGACCAACGAGCCGATCGAGTTCTGGTATCCGCCGAAATGGGGTCTCAACGAACGGATTCTGTCTGGCGCTTTCCCCAACGAGGTTTCAGGTGACCAGCCCAACGCGGGCCGGTCAGCAGCCGGCGTAAATGGCGTCAAAGCAGGAGTGGAGTATGGACTTTAG
- a CDS encoding nucleoside triphosphate pyrophosphohydrolase family protein: protein MDFRTYQLEAHRTDVSVAAGKNDPEALVVPMLGLAGEAGQLLTEYKKHLRDGEAHKLFKDRVCEELGDLLWYLANVASKFDLSLDDVASANLAKVQERWAAANERKQALDGTCVETERLPRQMEVLFAEVHIDGRPMVQLSINGDRIGSPLGDNAYDSDGYRFHDVFHLSYAAMLGWSPNLRAFLKRKRKSQPLLDEVEDGGRARILEEAIVALAFDYARDHNFLLGIDQIDYGLLRTIRSMVSHLEVGRCSLAEWEAVILKGFEIWRQMVANRGGVVRIDLDQGVIAYEVAAEVDGDRGLRSYALGGNYAGDRLPPIVAQTDEPAAYAEAVG from the coding sequence ATGGACTTTAGAACATATCAACTCGAAGCGCATCGCACTGATGTCTCGGTTGCGGCCGGCAAAAACGACCCTGAAGCTCTGGTCGTACCAATGCTCGGCTTGGCTGGCGAGGCTGGTCAGCTTCTCACCGAGTACAAGAAGCACCTGCGTGATGGCGAAGCGCATAAGCTGTTCAAGGACCGGGTCTGCGAGGAACTGGGCGATCTCCTTTGGTACCTAGCCAATGTTGCCAGCAAATTCGATCTCAGCCTCGATGACGTCGCTAGTGCCAATCTCGCGAAGGTCCAAGAGCGCTGGGCGGCTGCCAACGAGCGGAAGCAAGCTCTTGACGGCACCTGCGTGGAGACTGAGCGATTGCCGCGGCAAATGGAGGTTCTCTTCGCGGAGGTGCACATCGATGGCAGGCCCATGGTGCAGTTATCGATCAATGGAGATCGTATAGGCTCGCCGCTTGGCGATAACGCCTACGATTCGGATGGATATCGCTTCCACGACGTCTTTCATTTGTCCTATGCGGCGATGCTCGGCTGGTCGCCCAACCTGCGGGCCTTCCTGAAGCGCAAACGCAAAAGCCAACCCTTGCTCGATGAGGTCGAGGATGGCGGACGCGCGCGAATCTTGGAGGAGGCGATTGTGGCACTCGCTTTCGATTACGCACGGGACCACAACTTTCTGTTGGGCATAGATCAGATCGACTATGGCCTCCTCAGGACAATCAGGAGCATGGTCAGTCACCTGGAAGTTGGACGGTGCTCGCTCGCCGAGTGGGAAGCGGTAATCCTCAAGGGGTTTGAGATCTGGAGGCAGATGGTAGCAAACCGGGGAGGCGTCGTTCGCATCGATCTTGACCAGGGCGTGATTGCCTATGAAGTGGCAGCCGAGGTTGACGGTGACAGAGGCCTCCGGAGTTATGCTTTAGGTGGCAACTACGCTGGCGATCGCCTTCCCCCCATCGTGGCTCAGACTGATGAGCCAGCGGCTTACGCCGAGGCTGTCGGATAA
- the acpS gene encoding holo-ACP synthase, which translates to MAEVEQLLLLSDDFLDRSFTERERDILTEIAASPERIAARFAAKEAVLKALQTGFSNGLSFLDIEVFNHPSGAPYVILHGPTRQLSDSLGVSRWLISLSHDGGKAIASVVAT; encoded by the coding sequence GTGGCCGAAGTCGAGCAATTGCTGCTTCTGTCCGATGATTTCCTTGATCGAAGCTTCACCGAGCGCGAACGGGACATATTGACCGAGATCGCCGCCAGTCCGGAGCGCATCGCAGCCAGGTTTGCTGCAAAGGAGGCCGTCCTCAAGGCCTTGCAGACAGGCTTTAGCAATGGATTGTCGTTTCTGGACATCGAGGTTTTCAATCATCCGTCGGGAGCTCCCTACGTGATCCTTCACGGGCCTACTCGCCAGTTATCCGACAGCCTCGGCGTAAGCCGCTGGCTCATCAGTCTGAGCCACGATGGGGGGAAGGCGATCGCCAGCGTAGTTGCCACCTAA